One stretch of Methanocellales archaeon DNA includes these proteins:
- a CDS encoding cytochrome c biogenesis protein CcdA: MAGFVISIEPCAITVDLLILGYILGAEHAENARRGLAKGFLAGLTFIFGRSLTYALMGGLVSFIGSTSIRAYAGSAANAIIGPILVFVGLIMLDVVHLDLGGNTKILEARNKLASYGIFGTLLLGILFGIAIYPCSTPVLIALLSMVAVKANIAQGTFLMFLYGLALGAPLPFLASGVVSMKSYVEKTKGAGLLFKKAAGLILIGFGVYYLLPYLSGNL; the protein is encoded by the coding sequence TTGGCTGGCTTTGTCATCTCCATAGAGCCTTGTGCCATCACCGTTGATTTGTTGATTCTGGGGTACATCCTCGGGGCTGAACATGCTGAAAATGCCCGCAGGGGGCTTGCAAAGGGCTTCCTGGCAGGTCTCACCTTTATTTTTGGCAGGTCGCTGACCTATGCCCTGATGGGCGGTTTGGTCTCCTTCATCGGCTCCACCTCCATAAGGGCTTATGCCGGCTCAGCTGCGAACGCCATAATCGGTCCGATTCTGGTATTTGTCGGGCTGATAATGCTCGATGTCGTTCATTTGGATCTTGGCGGTAATACCAAAATCCTTGAAGCGAGAAACAAGTTGGCATCCTATGGAATCTTTGGTACATTACTTTTGGGCATATTGTTCGGGATTGCCATATATCCCTGCAGCACGCCCGTTTTGATCGCACTTCTGTCGATGGTTGCGGTAAAAGCCAACATAGCGCAAGGAACGTTCCTCATGTTCCTGTATGGGTTGGCTCTCGGTGCACCGTTGCCCTTCCTCGCAAGCGGGGTCGTCAGCATGAAGTCCTATGTGGAAAAGACGAAGGGGGCAGGTCTGCTTTTCAAAAAGGCTGCCGGATTGATATTGATTGGTTTCGGGGTTTATTATCTGCTTCCGTATTTGAGTGGGAATTTATAA
- a CDS encoding 4Fe-4S binding protein, whose protein sequence is MRFEIYVSLLKLIIKEVEQNMKINRRDFISFFGSTAIASALFYLVGKVPQPANASEQTGSEAILRPPSAKEEEFLSLCAMCGKCSEVCPTHAIATSTLLDGFVNIGTPKLLGEEKDEKVLFAALKELKETDMIIKAGTINETSAITKIGTIIKGANETGTNATAVTTKTSTKDLTGLCIRCMKCTEICHTGALSRQRITIDTEKCLAWLYPGTCLLCVKACPIGGVIKDDKGRAVVMEDVCTGCELCVDECKIKVIKIVPVESKVLWKWTAKDENVTAAQNTTAK, encoded by the coding sequence ATGCGTTTTGAGATATATGTATCTCTTCTTAAGTTAATAATAAAGGAGGTTGAACAGAACATGAAGATAAACCGTAGAGATTTTATATCTTTTTTTGGATCAACTGCGATTGCATCTGCTCTTTTCTATCTTGTAGGTAAAGTTCCTCAACCAGCAAATGCCTCAGAACAAACAGGCTCAGAAGCGATATTAAGGCCACCTAGCGCAAAGGAGGAAGAATTTCTCTCATTATGTGCAATGTGCGGTAAATGTTCTGAAGTATGCCCTACACATGCAATAGCTACTTCAACGCTGCTCGACGGGTTCGTTAATATTGGGACGCCAAAGCTTCTTGGAGAAGAAAAGGATGAAAAAGTACTTTTCGCAGCCCTTAAGGAATTAAAGGAAACCGATATGATAATCAAAGCAGGGACGATAAATGAAACCAGTGCGATAACTAAAATCGGAACTATAATTAAAGGTGCTAATGAAACTGGAACCAATGCAACTGCGGTGACAACTAAAACCAGTACTAAGGACCTCACTGGACTCTGTATTAGATGCATGAAATGCACTGAAATATGCCATACTGGCGCCCTTAGTAGACAAAGAATCACCATTGATACGGAAAAGTGCCTTGCTTGGCTTTATCCAGGCACTTGCCTGCTGTGTGTGAAGGCGTGTCCGATAGGTGGAGTCATAAAAGACGATAAGGGGCGTGCAGTGGTTATGGAAGATGTCTGCACCGGCTGCGAGCTTTGCGTGGATGAATGTAAGATAAAGGTAATAAAAATAGTCCCCGTCGAATCGAAGGTTCTCTGGAAGTGGACAGCAAAAGATGAAAATGTAACAGCTGCTCAAAATACGACAGCCAAGTAA
- a CDS encoding thioredoxin family protein — MEIKILGVGCPKCERMEKNVKKVIEDIGIRAEVEKVKDIENMMEYGIMMTPALVINNKTKCQGRIPSTEEIKSWLK; from the coding sequence ATGGAAATAAAAATACTTGGAGTAGGCTGCCCGAAGTGCGAGAGAATGGAAAAGAACGTGAAGAAAGTGATTGAGGATATCGGAATACGGGCGGAAGTGGAGAAGGTAAAGGACATTGAAAATATGATGGAATACGGCATCATGATGACTCCAGCCCTCGTCATAAATAATAAGACCAAATGTCAGGGCAGAATTCCAAGCACAGAAGAGATCAAAAGTTGGTTGAAGTGA
- the cobT gene encoding nicotinate-nucleotide--dimethylbenzimidazole phosphoribosyltransferase, translating to MRIEETIDRIKPLDEKAMKLAKERQDFLTKPKDSLGILEKLSIQVAGITGNPMPKIRDKVILTMAGDHGVVEEEVSAFPKEVTLQMVDNFIHGGAAINVLARHIGARVMVVDMGVASDIGQNVINKKVGYGTKNIARGAAMSYDEAIRSVEAGVEVLEEEIKKGVDIVGIGDMGIGNTTASSAIVAAVTGESVEKVTGRGTGIKDEMYDNKIRVIKRALEVNSPDKKDPLDVLAKVGGFEIGGLAGVILGAAAHRIPVVMDGFISAASGLLATELAPLAKKYLIASHNSVEIGHRLLLKRMGLRPLLDLNMRLGEGTGAALGIGIVEASVKILTEMATFEDAGVSRAMDDEV from the coding sequence TTGAGGATCGAAGAAACGATTGATCGAATCAAGCCGCTGGATGAAAAAGCGATGAAACTTGCCAAAGAACGGCAAGATTTTTTGACCAAGCCCAAAGACAGCCTAGGAATCCTGGAGAAACTATCCATTCAAGTGGCAGGCATAACAGGAAACCCCATGCCCAAAATAAGGGACAAGGTCATCCTAACGATGGCAGGCGATCATGGGGTTGTGGAGGAGGAGGTGAGCGCTTTTCCCAAGGAAGTAACCCTGCAGATGGTCGACAATTTCATTCACGGCGGAGCGGCGATAAACGTCCTGGCTAGGCATATAGGCGCCAGGGTGATGGTAGTGGATATGGGAGTCGCTAGTGACATAGGGCAAAATGTGATCAATAAAAAGGTAGGCTATGGCACAAAAAATATTGCCCGAGGGGCAGCGATGAGCTATGATGAAGCCATAAGGTCAGTTGAGGCAGGGGTAGAGGTACTGGAAGAGGAAATCAAGAAAGGAGTGGATATCGTGGGAATAGGAGACATGGGCATCGGCAATACGACGGCAAGCTCTGCCATAGTCGCTGCGGTCACAGGAGAGAGTGTGGAAAAAGTTACCGGCAGAGGGACCGGAATAAAGGATGAGATGTATGATAACAAGATAAGGGTGATCAAGAGGGCGCTGGAAGTCAACTCTCCGGACAAAAAGGATCCCTTGGATGTCCTGGCAAAGGTCGGAGGGTTCGAGATCGGAGGGTTGGCGGGGGTTATTTTGGGCGCCGCAGCCCACAGGATACCGGTGGTGATGGACGGATTCATTTCCGCTGCCAGCGGACTTCTAGCAACAGAGCTTGCTCCTCTGGCAAAGAAATATTTAATCGCCTCTCACAACTCGGTCGAGATCGGCCACAGGTTACTGTTAAAAAGAATGGGGTTGAGGCCATTACTGGACCTGAATATGAGACTGGGGGAGGGGACTGGTGCAGCTCTTGGAATTGGCATAGTGGAGGCGAGTGTAAAGATACTGACGGAAATGGCAACCTTTGAGGATGCAGGAGTGTCAAGGGCGATGGATGACGAGGTATAG
- a CDS encoding 4Fe-4S binding protein produces MENSSVDESSTRPVEESPKKPVKGEPKKKVAKKKKISFKKKYLKEYIRHISQIFFFVALLVLVVGTFCSLFIRDQVLSCPTGSLQILFSGKMLTLTLLVSIIPLVVLTLVLGRVFCSWVCPIGSLTELFSKVGPKNPRWPGFLRSRLPKYGILAGALSVGLFVRKAIFCPICPIGTICRSVNPTGLDVGPEALVVPIVAGLELGEKKTFCKYLCPVGATLGILAKLKLYGPRINQEKCKKCKLCIKACSNSMEIIHEENIEGKRISKSECIMCYKCVDACPYGAMKMKVGF; encoded by the coding sequence ATGGAAAATTCATCAGTAGACGAATCCTCTACAAGGCCAGTAGAAGAATCCCCTAAAAAGCCTGTTAAAGGTGAACCAAAGAAAAAGGTGGCAAAGAAGAAAAAGATATCTTTTAAAAAGAAATATCTAAAAGAGTACATTCGACACATCTCTCAAATATTCTTCTTTGTAGCGCTCTTGGTACTCGTAGTTGGCACTTTTTGCTCCCTTTTCATAAGGGATCAAGTCTTGAGCTGTCCTACAGGGTCGCTCCAAATACTATTCTCAGGTAAAATGCTTACGCTCACTCTTTTGGTTTCCATCATTCCCCTGGTCGTTTTGACCTTGGTGCTTGGAAGAGTTTTCTGCAGTTGGGTATGTCCGATAGGAAGCCTAACCGAGCTTTTCTCAAAAGTTGGACCAAAAAATCCAAGATGGCCGGGTTTCCTGAGAAGCAGGCTCCCCAAATATGGGATATTGGCAGGCGCCCTATCAGTAGGTCTTTTTGTCAGAAAGGCAATTTTCTGTCCAATTTGCCCAATCGGTACAATATGCAGGTCTGTTAACCCTACCGGTCTTGATGTAGGTCCTGAAGCACTTGTGGTACCCATCGTTGCAGGTCTTGAGCTGGGGGAAAAGAAGACTTTCTGCAAATACCTTTGTCCGGTCGGAGCAACCCTGGGCATATTGGCCAAGTTGAAGCTCTATGGCCCTAGGATAAATCAAGAAAAATGCAAAAAGTGCAAGCTCTGCATTAAGGCCTGTTCGAATTCAATGGAAATCATACACGAGGAAAACATAGAAGGCAAGAGAATATCCAAATCCGAATGCATAATGTGCTATAAATGCGTTGATGCATGCCCGTATGGCGCTATGAAGATGAAAGTTGGATTTTAG